Genomic segment of Trichoderma breve strain T069 chromosome 7 map unlocalized scaffold00007, whole genome shotgun sequence:
TCGTTGACCTTGACCTATCCGGTTAGTCTGTCGTCTGCATCTTGTAAATGACTTCTCATGCGCGAGGGAAAGTGGGGAGGGCATCAGGCACAGTTGGAGAATCTTATTGTGTATGGTTCAGAGCCTTACTATTATTGTTCCTTCTTTTAGATGCTACAGTATCTCAATGGCTTGGCAGTGCTGGGTTGTTCCTTGATGTACCCCATTGTGGCCAACAGATTTGAATAAAGGGCTAGCTGGAAAGTGTAGCTCATTTGAGGATTGGGCCATCAAACCTAAGTCTTCCAAGGTTTGCAGATTTGCCCCGAGCCCGGACCAGCAAGAGAGATGACTTTGAGTCAACAGGTATCAGTGACATCTGGACGCTTACGGTGCTTGTGGGACTACATAATATTGCTGTGACAGCAAAGTTTGAGAGACGCAAAGGATTCACAATTTGCATAAATATATACAGGGAGAGTGTTGTCTCTCAATTGGTCTACAATAGGCGGAGATTTTGGCAAACTGGGATGAGGTGCGCAAGGTGGACGGCTTCTCTCACTTTACTTAGCGATTATGCGATAATGGGCTCAGAACATTAAACAGCTATGGCATGCCACAGTGCATTTTTTCGAACATGCCAATAATTAAACCGGACCTCTTCAACGGATTTACTGCTCAATTTTTTCACTCTCGGATATTTATACCCAATACTCTGTAGAAAGGCCCGTATCGCGCGGACCAAAGCCATTTCGAACGTCATATATCACCGAAATGTATAAGATACTCACTGCTGGTTATATCGGTGCTTACATTATAACCTACTACCGAAAACACCCTGGCCTTAACACTAGCAGCAATGCCAGCTCTCCAAGGCAGACTAGCATCCTGTCGCAGCCAATTGGCCAACCTACGACGTTCAAACCAACTTACGACTTTAGTTCGGTGAATACAcactgccgccgccttgCATAACACCGGTCCCTGCCGCCGGCGCTGACTCCACCTACGGCGATGGATCCGCTTACCGGGCACTTGAAAACTGTTCGGGCGCGAGCTTAATCGACGAATTCGCATGTCAGCGTCGGACTCTGGGTTCGAGTATATTACTTGAGGTAGGAGGCATGTAATAAACTGTATCAGTCACGCATTAGGACCCTCAATCCCGTGAGCTACACCACCATGTCGTCCGCTACTACGATGGGGCAGTTGCCCCAACACCAAACGGCCATTGTAGCTCAAGGACCAGGCCAAATGACTATCCAGAAAGATGCACCAGTACCCGCACTGGCTCATGACATGGTTCTAGTGAAGACAGCAACAGTGGCCATTAACCCAGTTGATGTCAAGTCGCTGGACTACAGCCCGGCACCTGGAGCCATCATAGGCTTCGACTTCGCCGGTACCATTGTAGCACTGGGTGCGGATGCAGTCAAGGAGGGTCGTCTGGCCGTGGGTGATCGCGTGGCCGGGGTGGTCTACGGCATGGACAGATTGCAGCCTGATGTTGGGGCTTTTGCTCAGTATGTCGGTGCGCTGGCGGATTTGGTCCTCAAGCTTCCCGACCACATTAGTTTGGAAGACGCCGCGGCTCTAGGATtagcaacggcaacggctgcATATGGCCTGttcaaggagatggagctCCCAGGAGCCCTCGACAGACTCAGCGGCTCCGTCCCCGACCGCGGCGACTTTGTCCTGGTTGCAGGCGGTAGCACTGCTACAGGTACGCGCGCTattgagctgctgaagacgTAAGTTTATTTTCAcatttatataaatacattCTCTCTTCAAGTCGTCTGTTACTACCAACTTTCTACAATATTCTTTCTAGAAGAGGGTGGTTTACTGATAGAAGATAATTGACAGCGCCGGTTTCCGCCCAGTCGCcacatcttctccatcgaactttgagctcgtcaagaaGTTTGGGGCTGAAGCGGTTTTTGACTACCATGACCCAGGCTGTGCAGACGCCATTAAAGCCTACACCAACAACGAACTGGATTATGCGCTGGACTGCATAGCCGAAGCAGAAACGACACAGCTGTGCTACGCAGCGATTGGTCGTGCTGGTGGCCGATATGTTGCTGTGGAGCCGTTTCGTGAGTCGATTGCCCAAAGCCGGATCAATACTGTGAAGGCATCGTGGTTCAATGTCATGACCGTCTGGGGTCGCAAAGTCGAGCTTGGTGGGGAGTACGCCCGTGAAGCGTCTCTCGAGGATCGGGAGTTCGGCGCTCGTTCCTTCGCGGCTGTACAGACATTGCTCGACCGTGGCTTTGTGACGACTCATCCCATCAAGCTCATGTCTGGTGGCTGGGAAGGTGTTGTTGAGGGTGTAGACAAGATACGCAGCCAGCCTCCATCTGGCTACAAATTGGTTTGTCAGGTCGCCTGATACTAATCACGGTAAGGCTTTTCGCGATTTTCGGGTTGTTTACAGATTGGTACCGATAGATTACCATCTCTTGCAAGTACCATGGGCTTTTTCAGCGGATTTTCATTTCTCATGTACTGGATTACACGTGAGGGCACATGCTTATGAGATATTGTTACCAAGAATtgcgtatgtatgtatatatgtatgtatgtatgcagATTGAGCTAAATGGTTATGGTGTTTTGGTCACGATCTTCAATCACAAGTCCCTCGGGCACCCTTGTTTCTAGGACCAACCAATCTATTGACTTTAATCGCCCTGTATCGACTTATCGCCCACTGTCACGCGCCGGGCGCGATGCAGCTATACAAGTCACGCTGGCACACTACCTTGATTATGGTCGTTGCGATTAATATCTTGGTAATCcgtacatgtatatactTTGCTCCAATGCCTGGGCGATTTAGTGTGATCGCTATACCCGCCGCCCCTGTACGATCGGCCGTTGCTATACTTGGACACCTTTAACGGGCGAAAGCAACGGCGAATTAGAATGGAATCCTTTCCAACGTCACGCTGGCGCGGATATTACGCATGCTGCCACGTACTTACACAAGCAACGCGTTCTTGTGTAAAACTCCGCTATAGATAATTATGATTCATACCTCGTAGGCCCTCAAAATGAGGCTTTGCGGAGCGGACCGTCTTAGTGTCGTTGGAGGTCCCTTGCATGCTAAATTCGATTCCGTTAGCAGCATCGGGCGCCAAATACCACCTTGAAATTGGTGGCTGAATATTCGGCAGCCAATTGATCCCGACCGAATGCCGAAAGGATCAGACACGCAAGCAGCAGTGCGCCACAGATCCACCACCGAGCTATATAGAGATTGTGACCCTGTTCTGTCTGTCACTCTGGTGATTTATTTAATGAAGGCTCTGCTGCACTTGCTAGCTGAAAATGCTCAACCAAGATCAATAAAAACCCCGTTCACATTGTTTCACTGCCTTATACTATTTCGTGTTTGATACTCGTTCTACGGACCAACGTATCACTCGACGTTTTATTATCATTCCATACCTTGTACTACTGTGGAGATGTCATCCCCAAAGACGATCGCTTTTTTTGGCGCCACAATTGGCTGCGGTCTTGCAACATTGAGCAACGCCCTCGATGCTGATACCCGTTGTATCGCCCTCTGCCGCACACCGAGCAAGCTCGAAGGGCTCTTTTCCGAGGACAAAACATCCCGTCTGACGATAGTCGAAGGGAATGTGCATGACGTCGATGCGGTCAAAAAATGCCTCACAGTCGATGGCACTCACCTAGTCGACACAATTATCTTCTCCATCGGCAGCCGATCAATGAACTACAAACTTGAGCTAGATGATCCAAGCATTTGTAGAAGGGCTATTGCTACGGTGTTGGAAGCTCTGAACCAACTACGACGACAAGGTCTGACCGGCCGTCCCAGACTGATTGCCCTTAGCACTACGGGAATCTCTCAGTTTGGGCCTGATACCCCTTACATTGTGGGGCTCCTATATTATTATCTTCTTTATTCACCCCACGAAGATAAAAAAGCGATGGAGCAGCTTATTGTAGGAAGTGACGAGGACTTTACCATTGTGCGATCGTCCTGGATGCTGGACGGCGCGACAAACAAGGCGGTCCGAGTCGGCGTGGAAGACCCTAAGAATGGTCGTGAATCCGATGCGATTGGGTATTCAATCACGAGGGAAGATGTTGGAAAGTGGATCTTTGAGAACCTCGTCCAAAATGACAATGGCCTGTATGTTAGGAAGATTGCTACGATAACACACTAGGTGTCGGAGACATAGGGGCTTTCTCGCAACCCAAATGCGAGGTGTGAACTACGCTTTGATGAAAGGCAAAGGATTTCTTTTCCTAATTATTAGTAGAGTAGAGATAGATATAGTTTTCAATATTACTTACCAGCATTGCGAATATCGATACATCAAGGGACTCCCCCAGGCACTGTTCGCCAAGGCTCAAGGCGTGGGAGCTTCCATGCTCTTATAAGAGAAATCATTCTACCCCTGAGTATTCCCAATTCATTCAAAATATCG
This window contains:
- a CDS encoding zinc-binding dehydrogenase domain-containing protein; protein product: MSSATTMGQLPQHQTAIVAQGPGQMTIQKDAPVPALAHDMVLVKTATVAINPVDVKSLDYSPAPGAIIGFDFAGTIVALGADAVKEGRLAVGDRVAGVVYGMDRLQPDVGAFAQYVGALADLVLKLPDHISLEDAAALGLATATAAYGLFKEMELPGALDRLSGSVPDRGDFVLVAGGSTATGTRAIELLKTAGFRPVATSSPSNFELVKKFGAEAVFDYHDPGCADAIKAYTNNELDYALDCIAEAETTQLCYAAIGRAGGRYVAVEPFRESIAQSRINTVKASWFNVMTVWGRKVELGGEYAREASLEDREFGARSFAAVQTLLDRGFVTTHPIKLMSGGWEGVVEGVDKIRSQPPSGYKLVCQVA
- a CDS encoding NAD(P)H-binding domain-containing protein, which codes for MSSPKTIAFFGATIGCGLATLSNALDADTRCIALCRTPSKLEGLFSEDKTSRLTIVEGNVHDVDAVKKCLTVDGTHLVDTIIFSIGSRSMNYKLELDDPSICRRAIATVLIALSTTGISQFGPDTPYIVGLLYYYLLYSPHEDKKAMEQLIVGSDEDFTIVRSSWMLDGATNKAVRVGVEDPKNGRESDAIGYSITREDVGKWIFENLVQNDNGLYVRKIATITH